The Anabaena sp. PCC 7108 region TCTAGTTTCTGCGCCGTAAAAAAATGATGATTGTTTCTTGTCTTCACTCGAATTCAGCCAAATCAAGCATCATAAAATTAGTGTGTATTTAAATCTATTCAATTTCAGAAAATCTGATTATGAATCTTGAACTCAAACGTCAGCGGTTATTGAAAATTCTGCTAATTGCCAGCATAATTTTCACAAGTATTCACTTCACAGATAATTATCTTTTCATTAAGCAATATCCACAACCAGCCTGGATTACTGCCGCTTCAATTTATCAATCTTGGCTCATTTTGACAGTTATAGGAATTACTGGTTATTGGTTGTATAAATATCGAAAATATTGGCTTTCTTATAGCTGTTTGCTGGTCTACTCATTCACAGGTTTAGCAAGCCCAGGACATTATCTTTTTGGAACTATGTCCCAATTTTCAGCAAAGATGCATCTCTTGATCTTGACTGATGGGTTAACTGGTTTAGCGATATTAGGATTTATTTTCTGGTCAGCACTAATCCTCAAACAGTGGCAGCAAAAACCTAGCCCAAATCATGATATCTAATCTTAAATTAAGACTCTGAAAAATTACGAATTACCGAATAGCTTTGTGGTTAAAGCATTCATGTGTTTCCACAATTGAGTTCCACCAGCCCAAGAGTGAGAAGGTAAGTTTCCTTTAGGTACTGACCAAAGAAACCAGAAATTGTGAGGAGGAGAATTAGATTTAGTCAAATTCCAACCAACAGTGGCGCAAAACTGCCCATAGTCGCTACCGCAACTTAGGTAAATTTGTGTTTGCACAGTGAAACCAAAATGCCCTTGGCTGTATTTTTTCCATAATTGATCAATTATCTGTAAATCTTCACCAGGAAAATTTTCTAAATCACTATTAAATAAATAGCTACCAACTGGTTTAGATAAAGCTTGACACATCACTATCCAGGTTTCTTGGTCTGCTTGTTGCCATTGCCTAGTAGCGAGTAAATTGCGTAAGCGCTTGTAATCAACTCCTGCATCTGAATATAGGGTATTAACTGGCTGTTGCTTAACTGGTTTTGATTTTGTATTAATTGCTGCTAGAACTTCAGTAGCAGATTGGTAGCGTTGGGGAAGGGCATTTTGCAGGAGTTTATCGAGAATTGCCCCCAAATTTTCTGTAACAGTATTGCCAAGAAGTAAATAATCTCGCCATACCCAGCGATCGCTAGTAACATCAAATAAATCAAAGGGAGAAATACCCGTTAATAAGTAAATACAACTTACTCCCAAACTATAGAGGTCACTCGCTGGTAAGGCTTTACCGCGCATTTGTTCAGGAGCCATATATTCAGCACTACCTACTGTTGTCCCAGTATTTACCAAAGCTGTAGCGGTGATTTGTTTAGCAACGCCAAAATCAATCAAAACTAAATTCCCGGTAGAAAGTTCTATAGTATTTGCTGGCTGAATCTGACTATTGGATACTGCTTTACCTCGCTTTGGTTTACGAAATAAAGATTCCATGTTACCAACAGTCATAGTAGAGCCTTGATTAAATATTGCAGTTTCAGAAATTTGTTGAGGAACGGCAATATCAATCGATCCTAAATTCTCCAGAATGCGTTTTCGCATGATATTTGCTGGCTTAATATCCCGGTGAATCACTTGTCGAGAATGAATAAATTGCAGTACGGGTAATAAATCTTGGAGCAATTGCCAAATATGTGCTTCACTAAATACACCTTGCTGTTGTAATTCCTGTGCTAATGTCTGTCCGGTAATTAATTCCTGCACCAAATACAACTGATGATCTTGTTCAAAATGTGCCAGCAACTGTGGAATTTGGGGATGTTGTAACTCATCTAATCGGACTGCTTCCTGACGAAATAATTCTGCTGCTTTATTAAAGCTGGAGGTATCAGCATCTAAAAAATAAAGTTGTTTAATCACACAAAAAGGTCGGGAGGGGATGTGTTCATCCACAGCCAAAAAAGTTATGCCAAAACCACCTCTTCCAATAGGATAAAGCGGGCGATAACGCTCTTTAAGTAATAAAGACTTACCACATTTAAGACAAAATTGAGCAGTCTCTGGATTTTTCGGGTACAGACAAGCAGTACAGAAACTCATCACAATGTAGAGATTTTCTAGATATATTTATTCAGTATTCCCAAATATCACTACTTTGGTTCGCCAAAAAAGAAGTTTAATGAATTTTTAAAATTAAAAATTAAACATATATATGAACGCAGCATCTTGTAGATAAGCTCCCAAGTTTAAACGCGAGAACCAATCTAAAATCCAAAATCTAAATTTGTTTGACTTATTGCTTTTCAGCTTTGTAAGTATAAAAGTTATCAAATGCACCTACAGTCTCAAATTTATAGTTAGGTAATAAATTGTCAATTTTTAGTTCAGTCTTATAGACGCTAAAAATAGCATAATTCTGTCTAGCTGTAGTTGCACTGATAATGTCTCGAATTTGGGGATTAGCTGAATCAACCAATTTATTGCAATTGACTTGGATGATATTTTGCAAGAAATTCGGTGTTTTTTTGCAAACATCGGCTTTTAAGTAAGTAGTCAAGCGTTGTACTGCATACTCTTCATATTCAGCCTGTTCAGGATTTGTATTCGCCATTGTCACTCCCAAAACAGCGATTCCTGCGGCTCCTACAGATGCAATCATCGTCCAAGCTTTCATATGTTTTCAATCTGATATAGTCCTTACACTGTCAAGACTACAAGTAAATTGAAAAAGTTCTGGAAAAAATGTGGATAATTTTTCTAAACTCGTGCTATAGTCAGATAGTGAATGGCGAGCGTAGCCAAGTGGTTAAGGCAGTGGTTTGTGGTACCACCATTCGTGGGTTCAATTCCCATCGTTCGCCCTATTATTTTAATAATTCCTATGCGTCTAATTGACCCCACAATTATCAAGAAGTGAATTTTACGACAGGGTCTAAATCCCTGTGTCAAAACTTAATTACGAATTAACCGGGACAGGCGCTACACCTGCCCTAGTAATTAAATTGTTAATTCCCACCAAGTTTTTTGACCGACTACACCATCTACCATTAAATTGCGCTGATTTTGAAAGGCTTTAATCGCTGTCTCTGTCAGGGGTCCAAAAATCCCATCGATACGGACACCATAGCCGTTGGAAACTAACAGCCGTTGCAAGATTCTCACCGACATACCAGAATTACCAAAATACAAAATCGGCATGGCTGGCCGATTATAGGCTTGGTATCGTGATAACTTTACACCTTCCTTCCCCATTGTTGAAATATCCAGGGAGTCACCTACCGTCAAGGAATCTATGGACAGGTGCTTTTGTCTGAGTTGCTTGAGTATCTTTTCTCGATTGAAAGTGAGTGCTGATATTTTAGGCTTCTTCCTTGCATTTGTCTCTATAAATTCAGGTGGCGTGATTTGAGGAGTGGGAACTAACTGAGATAACTGACTATTTGCTGATTTATGAACGCCATTTTCCAGATGAAATGGTCGCTGCTCCGGCAAAGGAGGTAAGGTTGGTTGTGTGGTGTTAAACACGCCCGTTATCAGCAGGCCAATTTCAGTCATTGTAGTTCATCTCATATCTTGCACCTATAAGGATAAACCAGGAGTAGACAAAGAAAGAGAGTGAAAGTATGACTCTAGATGAAGAAAATAATTTACGCAGTCAGAAGTTGCTTAAATTACAAAAATATCGATTATAAATTGGATGAAATATTGAGTCTCCGTTGATAATGACAGGCAGTTATTCTGTTTCAGAGATATGTATTGGGTTTTATAGCGACCGAACTGATTCAATAGTTTCAAATACTTGTGTTTTTTATCTTACTGGATTTTAAATGCATAAATATTGCCTAATTAAGTCATAATTCAGACATTTATTTTGTCAGGGAAAATCACATCAAAATTTTCCTAAATCCATATTTATTTTTGACAAACAAAGTTGCACTATAGCAATGGTATTTGAATCGATACAATACAAGCCTAAATAATTAAAAGTTTTGAGAAACAGCCTTAACTACGGTGTGGTTTCAACATTTGTTACTTTATGTAACATAAGTTGAT contains the following coding sequences:
- a CDS encoding serine/threonine-protein kinase, translating into MSFCTACLYPKNPETAQFCLKCGKSLLLKERYRPLYPIGRGGFGITFLAVDEHIPSRPFCVIKQLYFLDADTSSFNKAAELFRQEAVRLDELQHPQIPQLLAHFEQDHQLYLVQELITGQTLAQELQQQGVFSEAHIWQLLQDLLPVLQFIHSRQVIHRDIKPANIMRKRILENLGSIDIAVPQQISETAIFNQGSTMTVGNMESLFRKPKRGKAVSNSQIQPANTIELSTGNLVLIDFGVAKQITATALVNTGTTVGSAEYMAPEQMRGKALPASDLYSLGVSCIYLLTGISPFDLFDVTSDRWVWRDYLLLGNTVTENLGAILDKLLQNALPQRYQSATEVLAAINTKSKPVKQQPVNTLYSDAGVDYKRLRNLLATRQWQQADQETWIVMCQALSKPVGSYLFNSDLENFPGEDLQIIDQLWKKYSQGHFGFTVQTQIYLSCGSDYGQFCATVGWNLTKSNSPPHNFWFLWSVPKGNLPSHSWAGGTQLWKHMNALTTKLFGNS
- a CDS encoding DUF4359 domain-containing protein, encoding MKAWTMIASVGAAGIAVLGVTMANTNPEQAEYEEYAVQRLTTYLKADVCKKTPNFLQNIIQVNCNKLVDSANPQIRDIISATTARQNYAIFSVYKTELKIDNLLPNYKFETVGAFDNFYTYKAEKQ
- a CDS encoding peptidoglycan-binding protein, yielding MTEIGLLITGVFNTTQPTLPPLPEQRPFHLENGVHKSANSQLSQLVPTPQITPPEFIETNARKKPKISALTFNREKILKQLRQKHLSIDSLTVGDSLDISTMGKEGVKLSRYQAYNRPAMPILYFGNSGMSVRILQRLLVSNGYGVRIDGIFGPLTETAIKAFQNQRNLMVDGVVGQKTWWELTI